From Rhinolophus sinicus isolate RSC01 linkage group LG15, ASM3656204v1, whole genome shotgun sequence, the proteins below share one genomic window:
- the TSPOAP1 gene encoding peripheral-type benzodiazepine receptor-associated protein 1 isoform X1, translating to MEQLTPLPQRGNPRTMEPWALSAWPSWTPGQGGESGGSAPSIADTPAVLQVGEVGPLESSEPEGAQSPRPVGDIHPEGTETGLPSPGKQAASSGPSCPELEDEEVEAFSKGKLNMGFGDRPNLELLRALGELQQRCAILKEENQMLRKSSFPETEEKVRRLKRKNAELAVIAKRLEERAQKLQETNLKVVSATVPRPGTRLELCQKALARQRARDLSETASALLAKDKQIAALQRECRELQARLTLAGKEGPQWLHVRDFDRLLRESQREVLRLQRQIALRNQQDPPPPPGPSGPTARVRAGASAPGIPGEPPWAQPVQPLPAAAVARGRPLQRLPGRPGPAPATGGLQATPQEDVENPPVVLGEPEKQQRVQQLESELSKKRKKCESLEQEARKKQRRCEELELQLREAQNENARLVEENSRLNGRATEKEQVEWENAELRGQLLGLTQERDLALRKSQGLQSKLESLEQVLKHMREVAQRRQQLEVEHEQARLSLQEKQEEVRRLQQAQAEARREHEGAVQLLESTLDSMQVRVRELEEQCRSQTERFSLLAQELQAFRLHPGPLDLLTSALGCSILGDRPPPPCCCSIPQPCRGPGPKDLDLPPGSPGHCTSKSSEPAPAILAGVPRRMAKKAESLSNSSHSESVHNSPKSCPTPEVDTASEVEELEPDSVSLLPAVPEGSQGGARIQVFLARYSYNPFEGPNENPEAELPLTAGEYIYIYGNMDEDGFFEGELMDGRRGLVPSNFVERVSDDDLLTSLHSEMADLSHSSGPELSFLSGGGGGSSSGGQSSGGRSQPRSKEEAAGDELSLSPPPEGLGDPPAVPYPHHLAVLKQLAHSVVLAWEAPPEQVELRGYHICVNGELRQALGPGAPSKAVLENLDLRAGPLHVSVQALTSRGSSDLLRCCLAVGARAGVVPSQLRVHRLTATSADITWVPSNSNLAHAIYLNGEECPPALPSTYWATFCHLRPGTLYQARVEAQLPPGGPLEPGWERPEHRAATLQFTTLPAGPPDAPLDVQIEPGPSPGILVISWLPVTIDAAGTSNGVRVTGYAIYADGQKIMEVASPTAGSVLVDLSQLQLLQACSEVAVRTMSPHGESADSIPAPVAPALTAAFLPARVSCPSPRPGSEARPPLAPATPGPGDPSSPLQRPEPHRTREPPEDPRASPPREIPKGSQEEPPAPCSQEEAGAAVLGTSEDRQTSEPTVSERAPGPAASSLAQEEAEWTMGEASPAPCSTQGALAPKVPCAEACLGGDMGSGLRPRAEKDAAELGVRPVSSLVDHGRNSDLSDIQEEEEEEEEEEELGSRTCSFQKQVAGKSIRENGIKPQHQPEPFCETDSDEEILEQILELPLQQFCSKKLFSIPEEEEEEDEEDEEKPRAGSSSRDPSPPEPLLPGLDCDSTQPQGPGPCPLSPEPSSAGDHLEDTAGLVGGSSWRRGSGSTEKPLNRKRSPDPREHCSRLLSNGGTQASGRPGPTRERGGSTVGEGTRGGPEAGGRGGLAPSQRCPRGRTPESGLASCLSPKCLEISIEYDSEDEQEAGGGGINVTSSCYLGDGEAWGTAPIGRSKGAVKANSGPNPYPRLPAWEKGEPERRGRSATGRTKEPASRAPEIGEPRGQDSSGRRGPLQRGGRPPRPGTTELAPPRSSPEVLASQDLPVRVFVALFDYDPVSMSPNPDAGEEELPFREGQILKVFGDKDADGFYRGEGGGRTGYIPCNMVAEVAVDSPAGRQQLFQWGHLSSDVLLEGSGNGLFLYSTARTTGPPPKPRRSKKAESEGPARPCAGPPKPVSSASLRAPRSMVAAFDYNPRESSPNMDVEAELPFRAGDVITVFGGMDDDGFYYGELNGQRGLVPSNFLEGPGPEVGSSDREPGTPQAESQDWASSIHGPPVLPGWPCAPGPGSFHRMQLGGPQGTGEKVRGLFSKGKQLLRKLGSGKKE from the exons ATGGAGCAACTGACACCCCTCCCACAGCGGGGGAACCCCAGAACCATGGAGCCATGGGCACTATCTGCCTGGCCGAGCTGGACTCCAGGCCAGGGGGGCGAATCTGGAGGCTCAGCCCCAAGCATTGCCGATACTCCGGCAGTTCTGCAGGTAGGAGAAGTAGGGCCTTTGGAGAGCTCTGAGCCCGAGGGAGCCCAGAGCCCCAGGCCTGTGGGGGACATTCACCCTGAAGGAACAGAAACTGGGCTGCCCAGCCCAGGGAAGCAAGCAGCGAGCTCAGGACCCAGCTGCCCAGAGCTGGAGGACGAGGAGGTGGAGGCTTTCAGTAAG GGCAAGCTGAACATGGGCTTTGGGGACAGGCCCAATCTGGAGCTGCTGAGGGCCTTGGGGGAGCTGCAGCAGCGCTGTGCCATCCTTAAGGAGGAAAACCAGATGCTG AGGAAGAGCAGCTTCCCAGAGACGGAGGAGAAGGTGCGGAGGCTGAAGCGGAAGAATGCCGAGCTGGCGGTCATTGCCAAGCGCCTGGAGGAGAGGGCCCAGAAGCTGCAGGAGACTAACCTGAAGGTG GTGAGTGCCACCGTGCCTCGTCCAGGGACCAGACTGGAGTTGTGCCAGAAGGCCCTGGCCCGCCAGCGAGCCCGGGACCTCAGTGAGACAGCCAGCGCCCTGTTGGCCAAGGACAAGCAGATTGCTGCCTTGCAGCGGGAGTGCAGGGAGTTGCAGGCCAGGCTCACCCTGGCGGGCAAG GAGGGTCCCCAGTGGCTCCACGTGCGGGACTTCGACCGGCTGCTGCGCGAGTCCCAGCGGGAGGTACTGCGGCTGCAGCGGCAGATTGCCCTGCGCAACCAGCAGGATCCGCCCCCGCCACCCGGGCCCTCAGGCCCCACTGCCCGGGTCAGAGCAGGGGCATCCGCCCCCGGGATCCCCGGAGAG CCGCCCTGGGCCCAGCCCGTGCAGCCGCTTCCCGCAGCCGCCGTAGCGCGGGGACGCCCCCTTCAGCGCCTGCCTGGTCGGCCAGGCCCGGCCCCCGCTACCGGGGGGCTTCAG GCCACGCCCCAGGAGGATGTGGAAAACCCACCTGTGGTCCTAGGGGAGCCAGAGAAACAACAGAGGGTGCAGCAGCTG GAATCAGAGCTTAGTAAGAAGCGGAAGAAATGTGAGAGCCTGGAACAGGAAGCCCGAAAAAAGCAGAGGCGATGTGAGGAGTTG GAACTGCAGCTGAGAGAAGCCCAGAATGAGAATGCCCGCCTGGTGGAGGAGAACTCTCGGCTCAATGGGAGAGCCACAGAGAAGGAGCAG GTGGAGTGGGAGAATGCAGAGCTGAGAGGCCAGCTCCTGGGTTTGACGCAGGAGAGGGACTTGGCCCTTCGCAAGAGCCAGGGCCTGCAGAGCAAACTGGAGAGCCTGGAGCAGGTGTTGAAG CACATGCGGGAGGTGGCCCAGCGGCGGCAGCAGCTGGAGGTGGAGCATGAGCAGGCTCGGCTCAGCCTgcaggagaagcaggaggaggtCCGGAGGCTgcagcag GCCCAGGCAGAAGCCAGGAGGGAACATGAAGGGGCCGTACAGCTGCTGGAG TCTACCCTGGATTCCATGCAG GTCCGGGTTCGAGAGCTTGAGGAGCAGTGCCGCAGCCAGACAGAGCGCTTCAGCCTCTTGGCGCAGGAACTCCAGGCCTTCCGCCTACACCCTGGCCCCTTGGATCTGCTCACCTCAGCCCTGGGCTGCAGTATCCTTGGGGACCGCCCACCACCTCCCTGCTGCTGCTCTATCCCCCAGCCCTGCCGGGGGCCTGGCCCCAAAG ACCTTGACCTCCCGCCAGGCTCCCCAGGGCACTGCACCTCAAAGTCTTCTGAGCCTGCCCCTGCCATCCTTGCTGGGGTCCCTCGAAGGATGGCCAAGAAGGCAGAGTCTCTCTCCAACTCCTCTCACTCCGAGTCTGTCCACAACAGCCCCAAGTCATGCCCTACGCCTGAG GTGGACACAGCCAGTGAGGTGGAGGAACTGGAGCCAGACAGCGTCTCCCTGCTCCCAGCAGTGCCGGAGGGCAGCCAGGGAGGAGCCAGGATCCAGGTCTTCCTAGCACGCTATAG CTACAATCCCTTCGAGGGCCCCAATGAGAATCCAGAGGCAGAGCTTCCACTTACTGCTGGCGAGTATATCTACATCTATGGCAACATGGATGAGGACGGCTTTTTTGAAG GGGAGCTTATGGATGGCCGAAGGGGCCTGGTCCCTTCCAATTTTGTAGAGCGTGTGTCCGACGACGACCTCCTGACCTCCCTCCATTCGGAGATGGCTGATTTGTCCCACAGTTCAGGCCCTGAACTCAGTTTCCTGAgcggaggtgggggtggcagcAGTAGTGGGGGCCAGAGCAGTGGGGGACGCAGCCAGCCCAGATCGAAGGAAGAGGCTGCAGGGGATGAGCTCAGTCTGAGCCCCCCACCTGAGGGCCTGGGCGACCCCCCTGCTGTGCCTTACCCCCACCATCTGGCCGTCCTCAAGCAGCTGGCCCACAGCGTGGTGCTGGCTTGGGAGGCACCTCCTGAGCAAGTGGAGCTACGTGGCTACCATATCTGCGTGAATGGGGAGCTGCGTCAGGCCCTGGGACCTGGGGCACCCTCCAAGGCTGTGCTTGAGAACCTGGACCTGCGGGCCGGGCCCCTCCATGTTTCTGTGCAGGCCCTGACCAGCCGGGGCAGCTCTGACCTTCTGCGCTGTTGCTTGGCAGTGGGTGCCCGGGCCGGAGTGGTACCTAGCCAGCTGCGGGTCCATCGACTGACAGCCACATCTGCTGACATCACCTGGGTGCCCAGCAATAGCAACTTGGCCCATGCCATCTACCTCAATGGGGAAGAGtgtccccctgccctccccagcacCTACTGGGCCACTTTCTGCCACCTGCGGCCGGGTACACTCTATCAGGCACGAGTGGAGGCTCAGCTCCCACCTGGAGGGCCCTTGGAACCAGGCTGGGAGAGGCCAGAGCATCGGGCTGCCACCCTGCAGTTCACCACACTCCCAGCAG GCCCGCCTGATGCCCCCCTGGATGTGCAGATTGAGCCGGGGCCCTCCCCTGGAATCTTGGTCATCAGCTGGCTCCCAGTAACAATTGATGCTGCCGGCACGTCCAACGGCGTCAGGGTCACAGGCTATGCCATTTATGCAGATGGGCAGAAG ATCATGGAGGTGGCCTCCCCCACAGCAGGCAGCGTGCTGGTGGACTTGTCACAGCTGCAGCTGCTGCAGGCGTGCAGCGAGGTGGCCGTGCGCACCATGTCACCCCATGGCGAGTCCGCCGACTCCATTCCGGCTCCTGTCGCCCCAGCCCTGACTGCAGCCTTCCTGCCAGCCAGGGTCTCCTGCCCCTCACCACGACCAGGCTCAGAGGCCAGACCACCCCTTGCTCCAGCCACCCCAGGGCCTGGAGACCCCAGCTCCCCTCTCCAGCGCCCTGAGCCCCATAGAACTCGAGAGCCCCCCGAGGACCCCCGAGCAAGCCCACCCAGAGAGATACCAAAAGGATCCCAAGAGGAGCCCCCAGCACCTTGCTCCCAG gaggaagctggggcaGCTGTGCTGGGCACCTCAGAAGATAGGCAGACCAGCGAGCCAACCGTGAGTGAGAGAGCTCCTGGCCCTGCAGCTTCCTCACTGGCCCAGGAGGAGGCCGAGTGGACCATGGGAGAGGCCAGCCCGGCACCCTGCTCCACCCAGGGAGCTCTGGCCCCGAAGGTGCCCTGTGCTGAGGCCTGCCTTGGAGGAGACATGGGGTCTGGGCTGAGGCCCAGGGCTGAG AAGGACGCGGCAGAGCTCGGGGTCCGTCCAGTGAGCTCCCTTGTGGACCATGGCCGCAACTCAGATCTGTCAGACatccaggaggaggaagaagaggaggaagaagaagaggagctGGGTTCCAGGACTTGCTCTTTCCAGAAGCAGGTTGCTGGCAAGAGCATCAGGGAGAATGGGATCAAG ccccaacACCAGCCCGAGCCCTTCTGTGAGACTGACAGCGACGAGGAGATTTTGGAGCAGATCTtggagctgcccctccagcagttCTGCAGCAAGAAGCTCTTTAGCATCcccgaggaggaggaagaggaggacgaggaggacgaggagaaGCCAAGGGCAGGATCTTCTTCCCGAGACCCCAGCCCGCCGGAGCCTTTGTTGCCCGGGCTGGACTGTGATAGCACTCAACCCCAAGGACCTGGCCCATGTCCCTTGTCTCCTGAGCCCTCCAGTGCCGGAGACCACCTGGAGGACACAGCCGGACTAGTTGGTGGAAGCAGCTGGAGGAGAGGAAGTGGCTCTACCGAGAAACCCCTAAACCGCAAGCGGTCCCCAGATCCCCGTGAACACTGTAGCCGCCTTCTCAGTAACGGCGGGACCCAGGCCTCTGGACGACCAGGCCCCACACGGGAGAGGGGCGGCTCCACTGTGGGCGAGGGCACCAGGGGTGGACCAGAGGCTGGTGGGAGAGGGGGCCTGGCCCCCTCCCAGAGGTGCCCACGTGGCCGGACCCCAGAATCTGGCCTGGCCAGCTGCCTCTCCCCCAAGTGCTTGGAAATCAGCATCGAATATGATTCTGAGGATGAGCAGGAGGCGGGCGGCGGGGGCATCAACGTCACTAGCTCCTGCTACCTCGGAGATGGGGAGGCCTGGGGCACAGCACCCATAGGAAGGTCCAAGGGGGCTGTGAAGGCGAATTCAGGCCCCAACCCCTACCCACGCCTTCCGGCCTGGGAGAAAGGGGAGCCAGAACGGAGAGGCCGCAGTGCGACTGGCAGAACCAAGGAGCCAGCCTCCCGG GCACCAGAGATTGGGGAGCCCAGAGGGCAGGACAGCTCTGGGAGGAGGGGCCCCCTGCAGAGAGGGGGCCGGCCCCCCAGGCCAGGCACCACTGAGTTGG CCCCTCCGAGGAGCTCCCCAGAGGTGCTGGCTTCCCAGGACCTACCTGTCAGGGTGTTTGTGGCTCTGTTTGACTATGATCCTGTGTCGATGTCGCCTAACCCTGATGCCGGGGAAGAGGAGCTCCCCTTCCGGGAGGGCCAGATCCTGAAG GTGTTTGGGGACAAGGATGCCGATGGCTTCTACCGGGGTGAAGGTGGGGGCCGGACGGGCTACATCCCCTGCAACATGGTGGCGGAGGTGGCGGTGGACAGTCCGGCAGGGAGGCAGCAGCTGTTCCAGTGGGGTCATTTGTCCTCAGATGTTCTCCTTGAGGGCTCAG GGAATGGTCTCTTTCTGTACTCCACAGCCCGCACAACTGGGCCTCCCCCCAAGCCCCGCCGGTCCAAGAAAG CTGAGTCAGAAGGTCCTGCCCGGCCTTGTGCAG GCCCCCCCAAGCCAGTCTCCTCTGCCAGCCTGAGAGCTCCCCGCTCCATGGTGGCTGCATTTGACTACAACCCTCGGGAGAGCTCCCCCAACATGGATGTGGAG GCAGAGCTGCCCTTCCGAGCAGGGGACGTCATTACTGTGTTCGGGGGCATGGATGATGATGGCTTCTACTAT GGGGAACTGAATGGACAAAGGGGCCTGGTTCCATCCAACTTCCTGGAGGGCCCTGGGCCTGAGGTGGGCAGCTCAGACAGGGAGCCTGGGACACCCCAGGCCGAGAGTCAG GACTGGGCCAGCTCAATACATGGGCCCCCAGTGCTGCCAGGCTGGCCCTGTGCCCCTGGGCCTGGCAGCTTCCATAGGATGCAACTGGGGGGGCCACAGGGCACAGGTGAGAAGGTGCGAGGTCTCTTCTCCAAGGGGAAGCAGCTCCTCAGGAAACTGGGGTCTGGGAAGAAGGAGTGA